In Oryza brachyantha chromosome 1, ObraRS2, whole genome shotgun sequence, the following are encoded in one genomic region:
- the LOC102722437 gene encoding ras-related protein RABA1f: MAAAAGTGYRAEEEYDYLFKVVLIGDSGVGKSNLLSRFARDEFSLETRSTIGVEFATKTVRVDDKLVKAQIWDTAGQERYRAITSAYYRGAVGALVVYDVTRRITFENAERWLSELRDHTDANIVVMLVGNKADLRHLRAVPAEDARAFAEAHGTFSMETSALEATNVEGAFTEVLAQIYRVVSRNALDIGDDPAAPPRGRAIDVSAKDDAVTPVNDSGCCSS, from the exons atggcggcggcggcggggacggggtacagggcggaggaggagtacGACTACCTGTTCAAGGTGGTGCTGATCGGGGACAGCGGCGTGGGGAAGTCGAACCTGCTGTCGCGGTTCGCGCGGGACGAGTTCAGCCTGGAGACCAGGTCCACCATCGGCGTCGAGTTCGCCACCAAGACCGTCCGCGTCGACGACAAGCTCGTCAAGGCCCAGATCTGGGACACCGCCGGCCAAGAGAG GTACCGCGCCATCACGAGCGCCTACTACCGCGGCGCGGTGGGGGCGCTGGTGGTCTACGACGTGACGCGGCGGATCACGTTCGAGAACGCGGAGCGGTGGCTGAGCGAGCTCCGCGACCACACGGACGCCAACATCGTCGTCATGCTCGTGGGGAACAAGGCCGACCTGCGCCACCTCCGCGCCGTCCCCGCCGAGGACGCCAGGGCGTTCGCCGAGGCGCACGGGACCTTCTCCATGGAGACGTCGGCGCTGGAGGCCACCAACGTGGAGGGCGCCTTCACCGAGGTGCTGGCGCAGATCTACCGCGTCGTCAGCAGGAACGCGCTCGACATCGGCGACgaccccgccgcgccgccccgggGCCGCGCCATCGACGTCAGCGCCAAGGATGACGCCGTCACCCCGGTGAACGATTCAGGGTGCTGCTCGTCTTGA